The Mucilaginibacter sp. PAMB04168 genome contains the following window.
GAATAAAAAGCTTTATAAGTTCAAATAAGTGAAACATACTTCCTGGTTGTACTGAATTTTCAAATTTTAATTTGGAATTGATCTGCTGATTAGTTAACTTAAGCCTACCTTAATTAATTTAACCAGACGATGGAACTAACAACAGAACCGCGTCGGCAGTAGGATTTTACAGTGCCGACGGCTTTTTTCAGCCACTTGCATCCCTTACTACAGCTAATTTAGAATTTGTCAGCAAATCTGTTTACGAACTTGAAATTATGCTCAATGAAAACGTACAACTGGAGCGTTATGAGAAGTGCGCACAAATAAGGGACGAAATCATCAAACGTGCCTTAGCCCGTAAAAACAGGTAAGCATTTCGTTAAATTTCAAAATATTTAAAAACATTTGACATCGTTAGTGTTATTAACTTATAATTAATAAAGTTAAATCTACTACTATGTCAAACACAAATAAATATGCGCTGATCACCGGTGGTACATCAGGCATTGGGTATGAGCTTGCTAAGATTTTTGCACGCGAACAGTATAATCTGATTCTGGTTGCCCGCAATGAGCAGGAGCTTAACAATTGTGCATCTCAACTTCGCCAAAATGGAGTTGAAGTAATTACAATGGCAAAAGACCTGTTTAAACGCGAAGAAGCTTTTGCTGTTTATGATGAAATAAAAGCCCAGGGTATACAGGTGGATGTACTAGTAAATGATGCCGGCCAGGGCTTATACGGGGAGTTTAAAGATACTGACTTGAACCGTGAGCTTGATATTATACAACTCAATATTGGTGCAACGGTCATTTTGACTAAATGCTTTTTACAGGATATGGTTGCCCGTAACGACGGTAAAATTTTGCAGTTAGCCTCCATAGCCAGCAAAACACCTGGCCCATGGCAATCGGTTTATCACGGTACCAAAGCTTTCGTACTATCATTCTCTGAGGCTATACGTGAGGAGTTGCGCGACACTAACATAACGGTTACTGCGTTGTTACCAGGCGCAACTGATACCGACTTCTTTAACAAAGCCGAAATGCAGGAAAGCAAAATGGTGCAGGAAAATACCTCAATGGGCGATCCGGCCGAGGTAGCAAAGGATGGCTTTGACGCCTTAATGGCGGGAGATGACAAAGTGATCTCGGGTTTTAAAAACAAAGTGATGGTAGGCATGAGCAACATGATGCCTGATAGTACAGTTGCCCATAATATGTACGAACAGCAGAAACCTGTTGATAAAAACGACTAACTGTAATTTTTAGTTACGGTGATATCACCCTGAATTGGCCTTATAGCTGGTTCAGGGTGTTTTTATTTTACAAAGCCCGACGGGCAGTAAGTTGCCGGCAAGGTAAAAGAATGTTAGGTTTGCACCCTTTAAATAAATATGCACAACATTACAAACGCTAATTTAAACGATGTACCCGAAATTGTTGCTCTTGTAAATAGCGCTTATCGCGGAGAAACCTCAACAAGAGGCTGGACCAGTGAAAGCCACCTGTTGGAAGGGATACGTATAGACGAAAATGAAATGAGCGGTTATTTCACCCGCTCGGAAATAACGCTGCTGAAATGCACCAATGAGGTAAATGAAATTGTTGGCTTTGTATACCTGGAACAAGTAAAGAATAACAAGCTGTACCTAGGTATGCTCACGGTAAATCCGTTATTACAGGCGGCAGGTATCGGGCGGCAACTGTTAGCCGCAGCAGATGTGCAAGCCCGCAAATTGGGTTGCCAAGCTATAAAAATATCTGTAATAACCAGCCGGCTGGAACTGATAAGTTGGTACGAGCGCCGGGGCTACATAGCTACCGGCAAAACCATGCCCCTGGTAACGCACAATAGTGTTGCTAAAGTACCGGTAGAACTAATGATTATGGAGAAACTTATTGTGCAGAGTTAAAAGCTAAGGACAGGACATTAGTTTGAGTGCGTTTCATTTAAGTTTTAGAGGCAAGAACTGCATGTTTACAGCGTTTGGCTCTTTCTACGCAAGGCTTCATATACTTCTGCTGTTAACAGCCCGCTGCCGCCACCATAGTGTTGTATAATGGTAACAGCAGGGCGGTGCGCAGTAAAATAGGCGCGGAGGTTGGATTCTGATTCCGGCTCAATGCCTCCGCAAAGCAATATCACATCAATCACTTGGTGGTCAAATTGCTGTACGGCATCTTTGTCGGTTACGGCGCCCACACCCTCCCATTCCGGATTGTTGTTAACTAAACGTACCACGGTTTGTAATATTTCTTCGTGCCGGCCTACTGCCAAAATCTTCACCTTATCCATAATTTTTAAAAAGTCATCGGTACTTCCATCAACAGAATCTCAGCATCGCTTTCAGCGAGAATGTCTATGCTGTTTGTATCCCACAGCCCAAAACCGTCGCGGGTGTTAAGGAACTGATTATTGATGCGTACATCGCCATTGAGTACAAATGCATATACGCCATTGTTTGCGCCGCCTTTCAGTTGGTAGGTAGTTTTGAAGTCCTTATCCAGTTTACCCATATGGAACCAGGCGTTCTGGTATATCCAAATGCCTTCATCACCTTCATTTGGCGAAAGCACTTGTTGTAAGCGGTTATGCCGGTCATTCAAATTTAAGGTAAGCTGGTCATAACGCGGTTCAACGTTTTTCTGATTCGGATATATCCATATTTGCAAAAACTTGGCTTTCTCATTTTCATTAGCATTCATTTCACTATGGTATATGCCAGTGCCAGCACTCATAGCCTGAATATCACCTTTGCGAATAATGGCTGTGTTGCCCATGCTATCCTGATGCTGTAAGTCACCATCCAGTGGAATAGAGATGATCTCCATATTATCATGCGGATGACGGCCAAAGCCCCTGCCACCACTCACCACGTCATCGTTTAAAACGCGAAGCGCACCAAAGTTCATCGCTTCGGGGTTATAGTAACTGCCAAAACTAAATGTATGGTGGCTGTCTAACCAACCATGATTTGCGTGCCCCCGGCCATTAGCCTTATGTAAAACAGTAGTTGCCATAGTTAAATATGTTTTGTTATACAAAGGTATTGGTAGCAATAGCCCATACACTTAATGTAGGTTAAGTTTTTATGCAGGTTCAACTCAACGAGGGCATATTCATGTTATTTAGAAGGTAGGAAGGAGCGTAAATGCACCCGGTTATTCAAATTCCATCTTTGCCGCCGCTTATTCAGCCGCGCCTTTTACGCAGGGTTGGTAACCTCTAACTTCAAGCCTTCCTTTGTGAAAGAAAACGTAGCTTACTAAAAGACTGGTCCGCCAACAACAGTTAGAATCTTTTGTTTAATTTCTGTATAAGACTCTTTTACGGTTACATAGGATTCGCGATCACCAATAACGTAGATGTGTACTTCTTCGTCGGGGTTGGTATATACTACAACCGAGGTTATATTATTAACATTGATAATAGCCGGGCGGTTATTTTTGTCGGTAACTTCAATAAATCTTGCTGTCATTTTTATATAACAGCACTGCCACCATAAAGTTGACGCTTAAGGAGCCGGTAATTACTTTTCAGACGGATTTTTCTTTCCGCTAAGTAGCTTTTCAATCATTTTATTAAGCCTTTCTTTACGTGTTTTTTCCTGTTTAGCGGTAACAACCCATAACACATATTCTTTTTTATTAGAGTATGAAAGGCTCATGAGGTGGTTGAGCGCAGCCGGTTGATCTTTAAGCGCTGTTTCAACATCGGGAGGGAGGGTTACCGTTTTACTGATCGCATCAATGTAAGCACCAAATTCATTAGTGCTTAGTTCACTGTTGCGTGTGGGCGATACTTTAGATCGTACTTTGGGCCGAAAGCGTAAGGCCGTCCAGGTTGCATCGATAGCAGCGGCAGCTACACTGCCCAGGCCATACTTTTCGGGCTCTGCCCAGTTGCTCATCATGGCAAGGTCGGTAGCTCTGCCTGAGCTTTTCTTGGGGTAAATGATCCAAAAGATGGTTTCTGCTTTTAGTAAAGGCACTATTTGCTGAAGCGCTGCGGCAAGTTCGGCGCTGTTTAATACAAACAGTTGAATGCCATGGAAACTGCCTTGAGCTACATAGCTCACCTGCACACTTTCGGGCAATGGTTCGAGCACGGGTAAATAGTTGTCGGGTGCGTTGTACAACAGCCAATGCTGGCCAGATTTCATCAATAACTTTTTGGCGACAGCACTCATACAGTCATAATTTAAGCTTGGCAAAAAAGTCCCACAGTACAATACCGGCCGATACCACTATATTAAATGAGTGCTTGGTGCCAAACTGCGGAATTTCAAGACAGGTATCAATTTTAGCCATCACTTCTTCGCTTACACCATTTACCTCATTACCAAAAATAAGTGCATACTTTTGGTTGGGTTCAGGGTGATATTCGTTCAGCATCACGCTGTTTTCGGCCTGCTCAACGGCTACAATGGTATAACCCAGTTGGCGTAGTTCATCAACAGCCTCAGTTGCATTGTTATGGTAAGTCCAGTCCACAGACTGTGTTGCCCCCAAGGCGGTCTTTTCAATTTCGCGGTGTGGCGGCTGACCGGTTATACCACACAAACAAATATGCTCAACCGCAAAACCATCACCTGTACGGAAGATAGAACCCACATTGTGCATGCTGCGTACGCTATCCAGCACAATGGCAACAGGTAATTTATCCTGCTCTTTAAATTCTTCTACCGATACCCGGTTTAGTTCATCTAATTTCAGTTTGCGCATAGCTACAAAGTTAAGCTTTTAGCTCATTGGTCCGGTCATTTACTGGTTGAATCAGGTTTGTTATGAAAACTACCAGTTGAGAAAATGAACTAAAGACTCAAGTAGCAGCTTGAGTCCATTCGCCTAAGTGAACTAATAACTAATCAATTAACTCATGTACACCATCGCTGATCGTGGTTGCGTAAACCGATGGGGCATAGCCTATTTTTCCGGTGTAGTAGTTTATTACTTTTTCGCGGTAGTCCTCAAACGCATCGGCTTTTACAATGGCAATGGCGCAGCCGCCAAAGCCGGCGCCTGTCATACGGGCGCCTACCACATTAGTATCGGTAAGGCTGTATTCTACTACGGCGTCAAGCTCAGCACCGCTTACTTCATAATCGTGCTGTAAAGAGTGGTGCGAGGCATACATCAAGCGGCCAAACTCGGCAAGGTTATGCTGGGCGAGTGCTTTGGCAGCTAGTTTTACCCGGTCATTCTCTGCAATTACGTGGCGTGCGCGTTTTTGCACCACCTTATTGGTTATCAAGTGCTCATATTGCTTAAATGTATCCGTGTCTATATCGCAGAGGTTGGCAATCTTTAATTCCTGTTGCAAAGCCTCAAGCGCTTGCTGGCATTCCTGTACACGTTCGTTGTATTTTGATTCGGCCAGTTTACGGGGTTTATTGGTGTTGATTATAGCCAGCACATTATCGGCCAGGTTTGCATCTACAGCTTCATACTCCAGTGTATCACAGTTAAGCATTAGGGCTTTATGCTCCTCGCCAAACGCTACGGCAAATTGATCCATAATGCCGCTGCTTAAACCAATAAAGTTATTTTCGACTGATTTTGCCATTTTAACCAATTCCAGCTTGCTGTAACCCGATTTAAAATACTGATTAAATGCGTAAGCTGTAGCAATTTCAATAGATGCTGATGATGACAGGCCCGAACCGATTGGCACATTGCCATAATACAGTACATCGAGGCCTTTAACAGTTTTGTTATCAGAAACAAAGTGGTGCAACACACCCAATGGGTAGTTATACCACTCGCGACCGGTTTTTTGATAAGCGGTTTGTACACCTGTTTCGTAAAACTCCTCGAAGTTTACACTTCTGAACCTAAAAACATTGTCTTCATTAGGTGCTAGTAGCATCCATGTGCCAAAGTTGATGGCGCAGGGCATTACCAGGCCGCCGTTGTAATCAATATGTTCTCCAATAAGGTTAACACGACCAGGGCAAAAGTAACCCTCTAATGCCTGTTGGTTAAATAAGATCTCAAATTGCTGTTTCAGTTGGTCTATTGTCATGGTAAGCAAAAATATAAAAGCTCTTAATAAATAAGCATTTTATTTAAGCTTATATATATTTAGTTTGTTAGGTTTGAGTATAACAACATAAACCATTACTATAAACGTCTTACGCAATACTCCCAACAAATTTTAAATATGAAACAGTACGTTTTAACAGCTTATGATTTTACAGATGCTAATGCCCTTAAACGTCGTATGGATGTGCGCCCGCATCACCTCGATAAAGTAAAAGAATTGAAAGAGAACGGCAATTACATAGCAGGTGGCGCCATACTTAACGACGAAGGCCATATGATAGGCTCGGTAATGATGGTTCAATTTGAAAACGACGAACAAATGGAAACCTGGCAAAACAATGATCCTTATGTAACCGGCAAAGTTTGGGAGACTATAGACGTGAAACCGTTTAAGCAGGCAGTAGTGTAAGGGTTTGTTCTATTACATTTTGGTCTCGAATGCTAATGAGAGATCATGTTCACATTTACTGCTCCAACCAAATTTCAGGTGGCTTTTGAAATTACAGATTCGACATTAATACGCACAAGTATTTAAGCCCTCCCTACATGGGAGGGTTTAACGTAGCTGCTTAATTGTTCATTACCTCAAACATGCCCTCGCGTTTAGCACGCAAATGTTCGGCCTGGCCAATAGCGACTTCATAAATATCGTTTTGAAGGGCATCAATGGCGCCGGCAATAAATTCATCAACGGGCATACCGCCGTGCGATTCGTTTTTATCTTCTCGGCGGTCATGGCCCAGTTCGGTATCTACCGCAGGTGGCGCAATCTCAAAAACTTTAATGTGCGTATCTTTCAGCTGATGCCTTAACGATAGAGAGATAGAATGTACTGCCGCTTTAGTAGCACAATACACTGGCATGAAAGCAAGTGGGGCGAATGCTAAACCAGATGATATATTGATGATGGCGGCACCATTCTTATCGCGTAGATGCGGCGCCATTAATGAGGCCAGGTGAATAGGGGCCACCAAATTAGTTTCGATTTCTGAACGTACACGTTCCAGATCACAGGGTTGAGTAAGGTCGGTTAGCAGTTGTATGCCTGCATTATTAACAAGCACATTTACATCGGGATAATTGGTAACCAGCCATTGCACTAGTTCTTCACGTTGTTGGGCATCGGCCACGTCGCAAACACGCGTTATAATGCCCGGGTGCTGAACCGTAATTTCGTTTAAACGATCCTCACGCCGCCCGCAGATAATAACGGTATTGTCACGCGACTTAAACTCCTTGGCAAAAGCCAGACCAATGCCCGACGTGCCGCCCGTAATCAATATAGTATTGTGTGTTAGCTGCATAATTTTGTAGAATTAAAAAAGCCCGTTAGTTTAAACAATGCTAACGGGCTAAAAGTTTATGAACGTTTTTGATTATCCTTGTGATACAGTATCCAGATTCTGCATATCAGCTTCGGTGAGCTGTATGTCAAGTGCTCTCATGTTATCCTCAAGGTGTGTTACTTTTGACGTGCCCGGAATGAGCAGAATGTTGTTAGCATGATGCAATAACCAGCTTAAAGCTACCTGGTGGGCAGTGGCGCTGTGGTCTTCGGCTATACGTTGTAGCACCGCCTGGCTCTTTACATTACCGGCGCTTAATGGGTACCATGGTATAAAAGCAATGTTATGGTCTTTGCAGTACTGCAATACATCTTCCCATTTGCGGTTATCCACGCTGTACATATTTTGTACCGAAACTACCTCAAAAAATTCCTGTGCCTTTATAATGTCATCAACGCTTACTTCCGAAAGGCCGATATGCCTTACTTTGCCTTCCTGCTGTACTTTTTGCAAAAAAGAAAAAGTTTCTTCGGCAGGTACTTTAGGATCTATTCGGTGCAATTGGTACAAATCAATACGTTCCAGTTTCAGGCGTTTTAAGCTGCCTTCCAGTACTTCTTGTAAATGGGTAGGGCTGGCATCTATTGGCCACTCATTAGGGCCGGTGCGCAATAAACCGCCTTTGGTGCCAATAACTAGGTCATCTGTATAAGGGTATAAAGCCTCAGCAATTAATTCCTCAGATACATTTGGTCCATAACTATCGGCAGTGTCAATAAAATTAACACCAAGCTCAACAGCGCGTTTTAAAACACGAATAGATTCATCATGATCTTTAGGCGGGCCCCAAATGCCATCGCCGGTAATGCGCATTGCACCATAGCCCAAGCGGTTTATATTTAAATCGCCGCCCAGTTGAAATGTTTTTTCGAACGAAACAGTATTTGCCATTTTATATTATTAATGTGCTTTTATAACACAATATGCAAGGCTATGTTCACCTTGCTTTATCATGCCGGTATCATAAAGTAGCGGTTGAGTGGCTTACATGTCTTCGGCCTGGGTAAGTGTTGAAGCAGATAAGCCTGCTAGCCCAACGCCAATAACGGCATTACGGGCTTTTTCGTTATGAGCAAAGCCAAGTAACCACGGGGCACCTAAGGCAAATAAGCTGGTAGTAAAATCGATAAGCAGATGTTTCTTAAAGGGCAGTACTTTAACAACTCCCCACTCGGCTTTGGTAAGCAAACTATAAGCCAGTGCACCGCCGGCCAGTACGCGGCAAAGCGTCACCGCTTTTTTTTCCTCTTTGAAATCCAATAGTTCGGGCAGCATAGCTACAACTGCACCGTAAGCATAATCGATAGCGCCGTGTGCCTGGCGCGAGATTGGTTTTTCCATTGTAGTGTTATTTAATGGAATAACACCTGATAATGGATTGTGTTTAACTAAAAGTTAATATAACGAAAGTAGCCTTACATTTACTGCAAGGCTACTTTAAAATTTAAAGGTAAGTTTCCTAAAAGAGGTAAGATTTAATTCAAATTCCTGCTAATTGGGATTTCTAATTAACTCCAGCCCGTGCCTTTTTTGGCGTTACCTTTTTCAATGTGCTCTTCGGCTGTAGCCTTGCTCATAATGGCGGCCATTTTGTTGCCATCTGCATCTTTGCCGGTGGCTATGTAACGACCCGATTTCACGTCAATCACCGGGTCAACCATCGGAACATTTTTAGTTTTTGTTTTTACAGAATATGCGGTGATACCACCTGACGCTGCTTTGTCGTTTTTCGCCTTAGCCATAATAATTTAAGTTTAGTTTAAGGCTAAACTCCAAAGCACAAGCTTTGTTTTAATTTTAAGTAATGTATTCAAACCTTTTTGTGTTAACGGGCATGTGCATAAAGGTAATTGGCATGCTATTGCCTGCTAGCTTTTAAGTGGCGTAAGCCATGGTTTCAGTTTTTTAAACGCCTCCGGATGATCTGAATTGTCCAGAACACAAACGCTCACGCCTTTTTTTCCGGCTGCACCATACGGTGCTGTTGATGCACTATCTCTGAGTACTTTGGTGGTAGTAACCCATTCCGCCTTCATTAACTTCAAACCCTCAGGCGCGATATTGTACTGCTTGCCGGCCGATTGTATGACCGTGTATGCCGGTATACGATGAGAGTACACGGTATTAATTCGGTTTTTTATGATGGGCTGGACGTCGGGCACCTGCGACTTTTGTGCATAAGCCGCAACGCTTGTTGCCAGCAGAATCCCACTATAAAATAATGCTTTCATGACGATTAAAGGTTAATAGACAAATGTTTTGTCCAAAATAGCTAAACTTTAATTACCTAAAGGTTAAAATAAGTAAAAAGTAAAACAGTATTTTTTGGCGCGAGTTAAATATAACAATACTAAATTATAGCTATGAAACTTGGAGAGGAAGTAATTAAAGTACTTAATAAAACTTACGAGCCTTCAACCATGGTTGAGATGCCGTTTAAACGTTATGATATGGCTTTTAAAACCGATGAGGCTGGCCGGCCTATTTTGCTTTTTATGGGCAAGAAGGATGAGCACGGCAACATTAAAGGTGAGCGCTTTGCCCGCCGGTTAAAGTTAGGGCCCGATGGCAGCGTGATTAAAGATCACTGGGAAAACAAAGGACCATCAACCTGAGTGGTTAAAGATGTTTGCCGTTTTTAGTTACCAGGCAGTAATAGTAAAAATTATTGCCTGGTAAATGCGGCTTGCTTTAAATAGAACAGGCTCCTCAAGTAAAATCCCTTCCGCAACAGAAACTTAAACTCCTTGCGCGACTCCTTCCTTAACAGCCGCAAATTTTTTTGATATAAAGCGTTTGGTAGCTGCTGTAAAGACTGTAAAAAAGCTTTGTAAGCAAAGCGCATAATAAGGTCATATTGGTAATAAAATGTGCGATGTGCACCAGATGAATGAATGACGCCACCACTCTCTACATACCTGAAGCTGTTAAGCATTTGGGCACTGTAGAAAAGGCTGCCCTCGTTTAAAATCTTAAGCCAGGTTAGCCAATCGGCAACGTATTTAATTTTGGCATCTGCACCACCCACTTTTTGATAGGCTTTTTTACGAAATACCACCGCACTTGCATTGGGTATGGTATTACGAAAAATTAAAAAACGGTCGGTATATTCCTGTCCGCTCATTATAAAATCCCGCCTGAAGAGGTCTTTATCCAGATCGTCCGTTTTAAACAACCAGTTGGCGA
Protein-coding sequences here:
- a CDS encoding RNA methyltransferase — translated: MRKLKLDELNRVSVEEFKEQDKLPVAIVLDSVRSMHNVGSIFRTGDGFAVEHICLCGITGQPPHREIEKTALGATQSVDWTYHNNATEAVDELRQLGYTIVAVEQAENSVMLNEYHPEPNQKYALIFGNEVNGVSEEVMAKIDTCLEIPQFGTKHSFNIVVSAGIVLWDFFAKLKL
- a CDS encoding YciI family protein, which codes for MKQYVLTAYDFTDANALKRRMDVRPHHLDKVKELKENGNYIAGGAILNDEGHMIGSVMMVQFENDEQMETWQNNDPYVTGKVWETIDVKPFKQAVV
- a CDS encoding SDR family NAD(P)-dependent oxidoreductase, yielding MQLTHNTILITGGTSGIGLAFAKEFKSRDNTVIICGRREDRLNEITVQHPGIITRVCDVADAQQREELVQWLVTNYPDVNVLVNNAGIQLLTDLTQPCDLERVRSEIETNLVAPIHLASLMAPHLRDKNGAAIINISSGLAFAPLAFMPVYCATKAAVHSISLSLRHQLKDTHIKVFEIAPPAVDTELGHDRREDKNESHGGMPVDEFIAGAIDALQNDIYEVAIGQAEHLRAKREGMFEVMNN
- a CDS encoding YdeI/OmpD-associated family protein, coding for MSAVAKKLLMKSGQHWLLYNAPDNYLPVLEPLPESVQVSYVAQGSFHGIQLFVLNSAELAAALQQIVPLLKAETIFWIIYPKKSSGRATDLAMMSNWAEPEKYGLGSVAAAAIDATWTALRFRPKVRSKVSPTRNSELSTNEFGAYIDAISKTVTLPPDVETALKDQPAALNHLMSLSYSNKKEYVLWVVTAKQEKTRKERLNKMIEKLLSGKKNPSEK
- a CDS encoding SDR family oxidoreductase, whose translation is MSNTNKYALITGGTSGIGYELAKIFAREQYNLILVARNEQELNNCASQLRQNGVEVITMAKDLFKREEAFAVYDEIKAQGIQVDVLVNDAGQGLYGEFKDTDLNRELDIIQLNIGATVILTKCFLQDMVARNDGKILQLASIASKTPGPWQSVYHGTKAFVLSFSEAIREELRDTNITVTALLPGATDTDFFNKAEMQESKMVQENTSMGDPAEVAKDGFDALMAGDDKVISGFKNKVMVGMSNMMPDSTVAHNMYEQQKPVDKND
- a CDS encoding glycosyltransferase family A protein, with the protein product MQTPAVTVIIPNYNHHKFLRERIESVLNQSYTNFEVMIMDDCSTDASRQLIEEYRTHPKVTQIVYNQQNSGSTFKQWNKGVDMAHSELIWIAESDDVAHPDLLQTLVPPMLNNANLVLSYCQSLRINAESEVFANWLFKTDDLDKDLFRRDFIMSGQEYTDRFLIFRNTIPNASAVVFRKKAYQKVGGADAKIKYVADWLTWLKILNEGSLFYSAQMLNSFRYVESGGVIHSSGAHRTFYYQYDLIMRFAYKAFLQSLQQLPNALYQKNLRLLRKESRKEFKFLLRKGFYLRSLFYLKQAAFTRQ
- a CDS encoding GNAT family N-acetyltransferase, which codes for MHNITNANLNDVPEIVALVNSAYRGETSTRGWTSESHLLEGIRIDENEMSGYFTRSEITLLKCTNEVNEIVGFVYLEQVKNNKLYLGMLTVNPLLQAAGIGRQLLAAADVQARKLGCQAIKISVITSRLELISWYERRGYIATGKTMPLVTHNSVAKVPVELMIMEKLIVQS
- a CDS encoding pirin family protein, with the translated sequence MATTVLHKANGRGHANHGWLDSHHTFSFGSYYNPEAMNFGALRVLNDDVVSGGRGFGRHPHDNMEIISIPLDGDLQHQDSMGNTAIIRKGDIQAMSAGTGIYHSEMNANENEKAKFLQIWIYPNQKNVEPRYDQLTLNLNDRHNRLQQVLSPNEGDEGIWIYQNAWFHMGKLDKDFKTTYQLKGGANNGVYAFVLNGDVRINNQFLNTRDGFGLWDTNSIDILAESDAEILLMEVPMTF
- a CDS encoding aldo/keto reductase is translated as MANTVSFEKTFQLGGDLNINRLGYGAMRITGDGIWGPPKDHDESIRVLKRAVELGVNFIDTADSYGPNVSEELIAEALYPYTDDLVIGTKGGLLRTGPNEWPIDASPTHLQEVLEGSLKRLKLERIDLYQLHRIDPKVPAEETFSFLQKVQQEGKVRHIGLSEVSVDDIIKAQEFFEVVSVQNMYSVDNRKWEDVLQYCKDHNIAFIPWYPLSAGNVKSQAVLQRIAEDHSATAHQVALSWLLHHANNILLIPGTSKVTHLEDNMRALDIQLTEADMQNLDTVSQG
- a CDS encoding galactokinase — translated: MTIDQLKQQFEILFNQQALEGYFCPGRVNLIGEHIDYNGGLVMPCAINFGTWMLLAPNEDNVFRFRSVNFEEFYETGVQTAYQKTGREWYNYPLGVLHHFVSDNKTVKGLDVLYYGNVPIGSGLSSSASIEIATAYAFNQYFKSGYSKLELVKMAKSVENNFIGLSSGIMDQFAVAFGEEHKALMLNCDTLEYEAVDANLADNVLAIINTNKPRKLAESKYNERVQECQQALEALQQELKIANLCDIDTDTFKQYEHLITNKVVQKRARHVIAENDRVKLAAKALAQHNLAEFGRLMYASHHSLQHDYEVSGAELDAVVEYSLTDTNVVGARMTGAGFGGCAIAIVKADAFEDYREKVINYYTGKIGYAPSVYATTISDGVHELID